The Gammaproteobacteria bacterium genomic sequence CGCCGCGCCCGCGGCGGTCGCCTATGTCGGCGCACTAATCGTCGATGCGGTCATCGCCGCCGCTCAGACTGCGCCCGCGGACCGCCCCGACGCAACCTGGCATGCACTGATGCTGGTCGGCGTCGAAGGCCTGATCGTGGCAGTGATCGCGGGCGCGCAACGCGGCATCTCGCTGTGTGAGTCGTTGCTGCGCGCGCAACTCGGTCAGCGCGTCAATGTGATGATCCTGAAGAAGGCGCTGACCCTGTCGCTGGAGCAGTTCGAGGATTCGGAGTTCTACGACAAGCTCACGCGCGCGCGCCGCGAAGCCTCCAGCCGGCCGCTGTCGCTGGTTATCCGCACCTTCGGAGTAGCCCAGAACGCAGTCTCGCTCGCAAGCTACGCCGCGCTACTGGTGCAGTTCTCGCCGTGGGCGGTACTCGTGCTGGTGCTAGCCGGATTGCCC encodes the following:
- a CDS encoding ABC transporter ATP-binding protein produces the protein MLLYSHRAINLVWTTSRSLSIALGLLTVLAGAAPAAVAYVGALIVDAVIAAAQTAPADRPDATWHALMLVGVEGLIVAVIAGAQRGISLCESLLRAQLGQRVNVMILKKALTLSLEQFEDSEFYDKLTRARREASSRPLSLVIRTFGVAQNAVSLASYAALLVQFSPWAVLVLVLAGLPAFIAEAKFSGDAFRLFLWRSPETRMQLYLETLLAREDHAKEVKLFGLGPLLLDRYRRIFHTLYGEDRDLTIRRDTWGFFLGLIATATLYGAYAWIALAAIAGRITLGQ